The genomic DNA GTTGCCTCAGTTCGTCTGGAGGCATTCGTCCGTCGGCTAAGCATTTCTCTTAGTTTTGagaactttttgttttgtaggAAGTGCGCGTTCGCAAACTGACGTTGGCCCTCTGAAAGGTCTTTCACAGCATCGCTTATCAATATTGGAAgactatttgtttttgttgctgcttgcTTGCGTTACTAATGagctttattgttttctatttttgttttcgttttgttttccCCATACTAGTGCTCGAAATCATAGCATTAACATTGAATAGTTCGTGGAGGTTTCAATGGAGagtttcaacaacaaaaaaaattccactAAGCGATGATTATTTGAGTGagttttttcttcaatatttacgTATATGCGAGTATATTTATTTGGAGAGTTTGAGAAAAagattattattagaaaaagcgcattccatattttatttttagaaaacgaATATTAATAGAATTTAGTGAACTTAATAAAGCGATAagcattcaaaattttgtttattagatATTTGTATCtccaaataaatatatggagTAATGAAGTACAGGTTCAAAAGCCGGCAATACTTGGAATAACTGGAATATGCGACTCAGTGCACCGATCCTTAATTGTGTTCCCGTGAAATACACACGCATATCCACTAACGTGCTTACCGTTTCCTACTTATTTAAAACAGTACAATGATCTTTTCCCTCGCTCAGGGACGAAGTGTCGAAAACCTTTGAGTGCattcacttttattattttcagaGTGCATTTTTTTATCAATCTCACACAAATTTTTGTGAACTGACAATTCCAAAATTTCTTTATCAATGGCTGGACAGAATTCAAGCCAGTTCACGTAATCAACCCAAACCGAAAAGACAACAATACTGCTGTTAAAAATCGTTGAATACTTGTAATTGAAGAAAACATTAGCGTCATGAAAGCAATACTTGTCCTTACGCTGTGGTAAGCCCCGAGGTTGAAACACGTGTTGCACATATTAAAGTGTTTACCGTTTCCTTGCAGCCTGCTGTTGCACGGCAGTATGTGCAGCGAAAGATGCCAGCTCCAACACAAAGGCGGCAATGAGCGCTTCCCTAAGGACTTCTCTTTTGGCGTTTCGACTGCCGCTTACCAAATAGAAGGCGCTTGGAATGAAGACGGCAAAGGACTCTCCATTTGGGATACATACACGCATGCGCATCCGGAGCGTATACAGGATCGTACAAATGGTGACGTAGCGGCGGAATCTTATTATCGTTTTGAGCAAGATTTAGCGGCGCTGAAGAAACTCAAGGTATGtaagacttttttaaaaaatacaaaaaaaaactttcatgaaaaaaaataaaaaatttcatgcGCATTTTGTTACGTTAAAGGTCAACTTCTATCGCTTTTCGTTCTCATGGCCCCGCCTTCTACCCAATGCAGATACGACGGTGATAAATCAAAAGGGCATTGACTATTACAACATGATGATAGACAAGCTATTGGCGAATAACATTGAGCCCATGGTTACGATGTTTCACTGTGACCTGCCAGAGGCGCTCAACAAATTCGGCGGCTTCACCAAtgatattattattaagtatttCCGTTATTATGCTAAGTTCCTGTACGAAACATTTGGTGATCGCGTCAAGAAGTGGATTACCTTCAATGAACCCTTCGATTATTGCAATTTGGGCTATGGCAAATCGTACTTTCCGCCACTGGTGCATTCACCCGGTGTTGCCGATTACCTTTGCATGGATAATACATTGCGCGCTCATGCCGCGGCTTACCGCGCCTACAGAGCGAACTATTTCCAGAAGCAAGGCGGTAAAATAGGCATCACAATTAGCAGTCGCTTCTATTACGCGCAGCAAAGGAGTTACGATGAAGACGTAGTCGAGCGTGCCATGCAGTATTCGGTAAGCGAAAGAGAGAAAGGAAACAGATATTAATAATGAAGATACCATATTAAACTACTACCTACAGCTCGGTTGGTTGGCCAATCCCATTTACGGCAAAACTGGCAATTATCCTCAGCTCGTATTGGATGATATTAGAAACAATAGCTTAAGCGAAGGTCTATCCTGGTCACGCTTGTCGCCGTTTAATGAACTCTGGTCCAAGGTTATACGAGGTGCTGGCGATTTTTTGGGTCTCAATTATTACACTTCTCGTTATGCTGCGTTAGCTAAAACACCCGCCGGCGAGATACCCTCTTGGGAATATGACTCGCAACTCCAATATTTCGTTGACGAGAAATGGCAACAGGGCAACTCTAATGGGCTTTACTGTGTGCCACAAGGACTAGAAGATATTTTGAAGTAAGTAAGAGACTGTATAAAGCATGCACTTTTTGTCAAGAGCAGCTTTTTATGTTACCAGCGTATTCTTTTCCCCCAACATTGTCTTTCCTTATAATGCTAAATAACATCTTACGTAGGTGGATCCGCGACCGCTACGATAATGTCGAGGTCTTTATAACGGAGAATGGTTGGTCGGACTATGGCCAATTAGAGGATACGGATCGCGTCGATTACCTACAGGCTCACTTGCAAGCGGTGTTAAATGCCATCAATGATGGCTGCAAGGTCACTCATTACTCACACTGGAGCTTAATCGATAATTTCGAGTGGAATATGGGATATACGTAAGCCGAACTACATACTTAtacttaaattgtttaattcacTTCTGGCTTTTCGCATTTTTCTAGTCAAAAGTACGGTCTCTACTATTTGAATATGACGAGTCCAAATAAAGATCGCATAGCCAAGAAGTCTGCCTATTATTACAGAAGTGTTATCGATGGTAGAAAAATCCTACAATACCTTAATTAAACAAGAAActcgtattttttatttttacaataacaaattttatgcacaaaaataAATGCCTCTTGggcaaatgttaaaaataaggaTGTTTTTTCAAAGATAtgtcaaatcttttaagtggtTCAATAAATCGCTTATAATCGGAGAACATATGAACAATTAAAACTTGCCTTGTGTACcgtttgaatttcaaaaatgcCAGCTCCAGAAGAAAGCAAACACTATGGTCACAAGTTGAACATTTTTGAATCAGAGGAACCTTGCTAAGGAGGTTTACTGACAATACTAACAGCATCCGACTCTGAGCGATCTAGCAAAATTTACAAATCTACCACACTAGAATCAAGATGATTGATCTGACTCTATACGCTCTGTCTTATTGCAGACTGCTAACTGCAAA from Bactrocera oleae isolate idBacOlea1 chromosome 3, idBacOlea1, whole genome shotgun sequence includes the following:
- the LOC106626053 gene encoding myrosinase 1, translating into MKAILVLTLCLLLHGSMCSERCQLQHKGGNERFPKDFSFGVSTAAYQIEGAWNEDGKGLSIWDTYTHAHPERIQDRTNGDVAAESYYRFEQDLAALKKLKVNFYRFSFSWPRLLPNADTTVINQKGIDYYNMMIDKLLANNIEPMVTMFHCDLPEALNKFGGFTNDIIIKYFRYYAKFLYETFGDRVKKWITFNEPFDYCNLGYGKSYFPPLVHSPGVADYLCMDNTLRAHAAAYRAYRANYFQKQGGKIGITISSRFYYAQQRSYDEDVVERAMQYSLGWLANPIYGKTGNYPQLVLDDIRNNSLSEGLSWSRLSPFNELWSKVIRGAGDFLGLNYYTSRYAALAKTPAGEIPSWEYDSQLQYFVDEKWQQGNSNGLYCVPQGLEDILKWIRDRYDNVEVFITENGWSDYGQLEDTDRVDYLQAHLQAVLNAINDGCKVTHYSHWSLIDNFEWNMGYTQKYGLYYLNMTSPNKDRIAKKSAYYYRSVIDGRKILQYLN